A single region of the Insulibacter thermoxylanivorax genome encodes:
- a CDS encoding manganese catalase family protein, whose product MFKRVNRLPIQLPKPDHPDPNAASAVQELLGGRFGEMSTLNNYMFQSFAFRNKKKLKPFYDLVASITAEEVGHVELVANTINLMLIDSTKPGDPDSTPLGNGTDKRNTYYFIDTALTAKPWDSMGKAWTGDYVFSSGNLLLDLLHNFFLETGARTHKMRVYEMTDNPTAREMIGYLLVRGGVHILAYAKAIEIITGISLPRMLPIPNLDNSKFDYARKYEEQGLHRRLYTFSDSDYQDIALIWKGTHPEDGSQLEAVIGTPVGYPVPDLPAVDETFAPGISPEDFAKIYKQLKDAANIQ is encoded by the coding sequence ATGTTCAAACGTGTCAACCGTCTGCCCATCCAACTGCCGAAACCGGATCATCCCGATCCCAATGCGGCCAGTGCCGTGCAGGAACTCTTAGGCGGACGCTTCGGTGAGATGTCCACATTGAACAACTACATGTTCCAGTCCTTCGCTTTTCGTAACAAGAAGAAGCTGAAGCCATTCTACGACCTGGTTGCCAGCATCACTGCGGAAGAAGTGGGCCATGTAGAGCTGGTGGCCAATACGATCAACCTGATGCTGATCGATTCAACCAAACCCGGGGATCCCGATTCGACACCGCTGGGAAACGGCACCGACAAGCGGAACACCTATTATTTCATTGATACGGCCCTTACGGCGAAACCCTGGGATTCCATGGGCAAAGCTTGGACGGGAGATTATGTCTTCAGCAGCGGCAATCTGCTGCTCGATCTGCTGCATAATTTCTTCCTGGAAACCGGTGCTCGTACCCATAAGATGCGTGTCTATGAAATGACCGACAATCCAACAGCCCGTGAGATGATCGGCTACTTGCTGGTTCGCGGCGGCGTACATATCCTGGCTTACGCCAAGGCCATCGAGATCATCACCGGCATCAGCTTGCCCAGGATGCTGCCGATCCCGAACCTGGACAATTCCAAGTTCGATTACGCCCGCAAATACGAAGAACAAGGCTTGCACCGCCGGCTGTACACCTTCAGCGATTCCGACTATCAGGACATCGCCTTGATCTGGAAAGGCACGCATCCGGAAGACGGCTCGCAGCTGGAAGCGGTCATCGGCACACCGGTCGGCTATCCGGTGCCGGATCTGCCGGCAGTCGATGAAACGTTTGCCCCGGGTATCTCGCCGGAAGACTTTGCGAAGATTTACAAGCAACTCAAAGATGCTGCTAATATCCAATAA
- a CDS encoding L-lactate dehydrogenase, with product MKKRKIVVIGVGAVGSTTAYTLLLRQRMDELVLIDVNRDKAEGDALDMNHGMPYLGRVKVWAGDYEDCKDADIIIITAGAAQKSGETRIDLLKRNVAIFEDIVDHVLKYNDHGILLIASNPVDIMSYFTYKRSKWPANRVIGSGTLLDSARFRYLIGEHLNIDPRSVHAHIIGEHGDSELPVWSLANIAGSELILDEETKQRIFENTRDAAYQIIEKKGATYYAIALALDRICAAILGDEGAVLNVSTLLEDYYGISDVYLGVPCIVDRQGVREVMHIDLNEEEQQLLHRSADKLKELIQSLKH from the coding sequence ATGAAGAAGAGGAAAATCGTCGTGATCGGCGTTGGGGCAGTAGGCTCTACAACGGCATATACGCTGCTGTTAAGGCAGCGCATGGATGAGCTCGTCCTCATCGATGTGAATCGCGATAAAGCGGAGGGCGACGCCCTGGATATGAACCATGGCATGCCCTATCTCGGCCGCGTGAAGGTCTGGGCCGGGGATTATGAAGACTGCAAAGATGCGGACATCATCATCATCACAGCGGGCGCAGCTCAGAAATCCGGAGAGACGCGGATTGATCTCTTAAAGCGCAATGTTGCGATCTTCGAGGATATTGTGGACCATGTGCTAAAGTACAATGATCACGGGATCCTGCTCATCGCTTCGAATCCCGTCGATATTATGAGCTATTTTACCTATAAGCGTTCGAAGTGGCCGGCTAACCGCGTCATCGGCTCGGGGACGCTGCTGGACAGTGCGCGTTTCCGCTATTTGATCGGCGAGCATCTGAATATCGATCCGCGCAGCGTACACGCGCATATCATCGGCGAACACGGTGATTCCGAACTGCCGGTATGGAGCTTGGCGAATATCGCTGGTTCCGAATTGATTCTGGATGAAGAGACGAAGCAGCGCATCTTTGAAAATACAAGGGATGCTGCTTATCAGATCATCGAGAAGAAGGGCGCAACTTACTATGCCATTGCACTGGCCCTAGACCGCATCTGTGCGGCAATTCTGGGGGATGAAGGAGCGGTGCTCAACGTATCGACCTTGTTGGAAGATTACTACGGCATTTCGGATGTTTACCTGGGAGTCCCATGCATCGTCGATCGGCAGGGGGTCAGGGAAGTGATGCATATTGACCTGAACGAAGAAGAACAACAACTCTTGCACCGCTCGGCGGATAAATTAAAAGAGCTTATCCAAAGTTTAAAACATTGA
- a CDS encoding YheC/YheD family protein, with product MVYKRGKLTKYRLLARSSELAAALPPTRTLNKENLSTYLSRYKSVILKPSFGSGGAGVIAVSTKEHHTYRVHSGRSVVYCTGMDSLYSAIRKKRRGRLYLIQRKLSLAKVGSRPFDIRVMVQRERGKWIISGRLAKVAGAGYIITNLRLGRGRVLPLRTALRRSNISGLDADELIHRIDRLSLSSVHQLNRYYRLRNVGLDIGVDTQGRVWLIEPNFHPDLTMFRRLKDKSIYRRIRALSGRKK from the coding sequence GTGGTTTACAAGCGAGGTAAATTGACGAAGTATCGACTGTTGGCCAGGTCCAGCGAACTAGCCGCCGCTTTGCCGCCAACGCGGACACTGAACAAGGAGAATCTCAGCACTTACTTAAGCCGATACAAGAGCGTGATCTTGAAGCCGTCTTTCGGTTCGGGGGGAGCAGGCGTAATTGCCGTTTCAACGAAAGAACATCATACTTACCGGGTTCATTCCGGCAGATCCGTCGTCTATTGCACCGGCATGGATTCCCTCTACTCTGCCATTCGTAAGAAAAGACGCGGCCGGCTGTATCTCATACAGCGCAAGCTCAGCTTGGCGAAGGTGGGCAGCCGTCCCTTCGATATCCGCGTGATGGTGCAGCGGGAACGCGGGAAATGGATCATCTCCGGCCGACTAGCCAAAGTTGCTGGAGCCGGCTACATCATTACCAACTTGAGGCTTGGCCGGGGACGCGTACTTCCCCTCCGCACCGCCCTGCGCCGTTCGAATATCAGCGGGTTGGATGCAGATGAACTGATTCACCGCATCGACCGCCTCTCCCTTAGTTCCGTCCATCAGCTGAACCGGTATTATCGCTTGCGCAACGTCGGCCTCGATATCGGTGTCGATACGCAAGGAAGGGTATGGTTGATCGAGCCCAACTTTCATCCGGATCTGACCATGTTTCGTCGCCTCAAGGACAAATCGATCTATAGGCGAATTCGAGCACTGTCAGGAAGGAAAAAATAA
- the panD gene encoding aspartate 1-decarboxylase translates to MLKLMCKGKIHRAVVTEANLDYVGSVTIDEQLMKEANIEPYEMVQITNLRNAARWKTYAIPAPACSGTVCLNGPPAHLFHPQDQVIILSLGLFDEQELRRLRPRIIFVDEHNQIVIQEEYELYNNRGEVNWSGLQAR, encoded by the coding sequence ATGCTTAAACTGATGTGCAAAGGCAAGATCCACCGCGCCGTGGTCACTGAGGCGAATCTGGATTATGTAGGCAGCGTGACGATCGATGAGCAGTTGATGAAGGAAGCGAATATCGAGCCCTATGAGATGGTGCAGATCACCAATCTGCGCAATGCTGCCAGATGGAAAACCTATGCGATCCCAGCTCCCGCCTGCTCAGGAACAGTCTGTCTTAATGGACCGCCTGCACACCTGTTCCACCCGCAGGATCAGGTGATCATCCTAAGCCTGGGCTTGTTCGATGAGCAGGAATTACGCCGATTGAGACCGCGGATCATCTTCGTGGATGAACACAATCAGATCGTGATACAAGAAGAATACGAATTATACAACAACCGAGGGGAAGTGAATTGGAGTGGTTTACAAGCGAGGTAA
- a CDS encoding GNAT family N-acetyltransferase, producing MGGTSLKQTQIVHTEEELRACIAIRTKVFVEEQNVPLELEIDEYDRSPDACIHVYVIQDGKPAGTARLIPYDEDTAKIQRVAVLQEYRGQGIGGMLLTALEGQARAQGARRCILDAQLHAVPFYEKQGYVKLSDDTFYDAGILHVRMVKELNE from the coding sequence ATGGGAGGAACATCATTGAAGCAGACGCAGATCGTACACACCGAAGAAGAATTGCGCGCATGTATCGCGATCAGAACCAAGGTATTCGTAGAAGAACAGAACGTGCCGCTGGAATTGGAGATCGATGAATATGATCGTTCCCCGGATGCTTGCATCCATGTGTATGTCATTCAAGACGGCAAACCAGCAGGTACAGCCCGCTTGATCCCATACGACGAGGATACGGCGAAGATCCAGCGGGTAGCCGTACTGCAGGAATACCGCGGTCAAGGCATCGGCGGGATGCTTCTAACCGCCTTAGAGGGACAAGCCCGAGCACAGGGTGCTCGCCGTTGTATCCTCGATGCCCAGCTGCATGCGGTGCCGTTCTATGAGAAACAAGGCTATGTAAAACTGTCCGACGACACCTTCTACGACGCGGGAATCCTGCATGTACGGATGGTCAAAGAACTAAATGAATAA
- the thpR gene encoding RNA 2',3'-cyclic phosphodiesterase, translating into MNDEKRVFVAVPLPPDIKQMLHAWCERQRGEYPFRKWVYEEDFHVTLQFLGDCGAERLQRVKEELTRKIAQAPFELRLSGIGTFGRREQPRILWAGVQGDLEALHKLQAEVVKAMHTLDFPAEDRPYRPHVTLSRNYQGTAFPYEELAAAWQQLQVHSWRVETIHLYRTDLGNKPMYATEHVVQLSAH; encoded by the coding sequence ATGAATGATGAGAAACGAGTATTTGTTGCCGTCCCGCTTCCCCCGGACATCAAGCAGATGCTCCATGCCTGGTGTGAACGGCAGAGAGGTGAATATCCTTTTCGCAAATGGGTGTATGAGGAGGATTTCCATGTTACCCTGCAGTTCCTGGGTGACTGCGGCGCGGAACGATTGCAGCGCGTCAAAGAAGAACTGACCAGGAAGATCGCCCAAGCGCCGTTTGAGCTGAGGCTGTCAGGTATCGGCACCTTCGGCCGCAGGGAGCAGCCGCGAATCTTATGGGCGGGGGTGCAAGGTGATCTAGAGGCGCTCCACAAGCTGCAAGCCGAAGTGGTTAAGGCGATGCATACGCTGGATTTTCCGGCGGAGGATCGGCCCTATCGGCCGCATGTGACCTTATCCAGGAACTATCAAGGCACGGCTTTTCCCTATGAGGAACTGGCGGCTGCGTGGCAGCAACTGCAGGTGCATTCCTGGCGTGTCGAGACGATCCATCTCTACCGCACGGATCTCGGCAATAAGCCGATGTACGCAACGGAACACGTGGTTCAGCTGTCTGCTCATTGA
- a CDS encoding NAD(P)H-hydrate dehydratase, translating to MILVTSAEMRAIDRYAIDEIGIPALVLMENAGRAVAEEVIRLESRRQRGRKDETRAPRWLVLVGKGNNGGDGIVAARHLMESGYAVHLLYATPPDDWQGEVAVQRDLAARIGIRSSVYEPGMRIHWEEWDGIIDALLGTGASGPPREPYASLIREACASGLPIVAVDLPSGLNADTGETADPCIRATVTAALGLMKRGLILYPGAEMAGEVVVRPIGIPEAAVKQQQVRTFILNEALLAQRFGAATPPIREADTHKGTYGHVLIAAGSKTMSGAGWLCSKAALRSGAGLVTWAVPELLSLPLAGTLPEVMISGLPDGGSGQWSSIGPQALVEMTARKQAMVIGPGMGRWAGDTAWLRTLWESIELPLVLDADALNMMADSDEPLASWPKRRHPTILTPHPGEMARLCRISTEEVQRGRIELARRFAEQHEVILVLKGARTVVAAPDGSVYVNTAGNPGMATGGSGDVLAGMIGGLLAQGWDGTAAAAAGVYWHASAGDRAAAMRDSEASLTAGDIIEAL from the coding sequence ATGATTCTGGTTACATCAGCGGAGATGAGAGCGATTGATCGGTATGCGATCGATGAGATCGGTATTCCGGCACTCGTGTTGATGGAGAATGCAGGCAGAGCGGTAGCGGAAGAAGTGATCCGACTGGAGAGCAGACGTCAACGCGGGCGCAAGGACGAGACACGTGCGCCGCGTTGGCTGGTTCTCGTGGGTAAAGGCAACAATGGCGGCGACGGCATCGTGGCAGCGCGTCATCTGATGGAATCTGGTTATGCCGTGCATCTGTTATATGCGACACCTCCTGACGATTGGCAAGGAGAGGTTGCTGTCCAGAGAGATCTTGCTGCGCGGATCGGCATCCGCTCTTCCGTTTATGAGCCGGGCATGCGCATCCATTGGGAGGAGTGGGACGGGATCATCGATGCGCTGCTGGGGACCGGCGCATCGGGTCCGCCGCGTGAGCCCTATGCTTCCCTGATTCGCGAGGCATGTGCCAGCGGATTGCCGATCGTCGCTGTGGATCTGCCCAGCGGGCTGAACGCAGACACCGGCGAGACGGCGGATCCCTGTATACGAGCAACCGTCACAGCAGCACTCGGCCTGATGAAACGGGGACTGATCCTGTATCCGGGTGCGGAGATGGCCGGCGAGGTGGTGGTAAGGCCGATCGGCATACCGGAAGCTGCGGTCAAACAGCAGCAGGTGCGGACGTTCATTCTGAATGAAGCGCTGCTGGCCCAGCGGTTCGGCGCGGCAACCCCGCCAATCAGAGAGGCGGATACGCATAAGGGTACATACGGTCACGTATTAATCGCCGCCGGCTCCAAAACGATGAGCGGCGCAGGATGGCTCTGCTCGAAGGCAGCCTTAAGATCCGGCGCCGGGTTAGTGACCTGGGCCGTACCTGAGCTCCTCAGTCTGCCCCTTGCCGGTACGCTCCCGGAGGTGATGATCAGCGGGCTGCCGGATGGCGGAAGCGGTCAGTGGAGCAGCATCGGCCCGCAGGCATTAGTCGAGATGACTGCGCGCAAGCAGGCGATGGTGATCGGACCCGGCATGGGGCGATGGGCAGGGGATACGGCTTGGCTGAGAACTTTGTGGGAGTCCATAGAACTGCCGCTCGTGCTGGATGCGGATGCGCTCAACATGATGGCTGATTCCGATGAACCGCTGGCATCTTGGCCTAAGCGCCGGCATCCGACCATTCTGACGCCTCATCCAGGCGAGATGGCAAGGCTTTGCCGCATCTCAACGGAAGAGGTGCAGCGCGGCCGCATCGAGCTCGCCCGCCGATTTGCTGAGCAGCATGAAGTGATCCTGGTACTTAAGGGCGCGCGCACGGTCGTCGCTGCACCTGACGGCAGCGTCTACGTGAATACGGCGGGCAATCCCGGCATGGCTACAGGCGGCTCAGGAGATGTGCTGGCTGGGATGATCGGCGGACTGCTGGCACAGGGATGGGATGGAACTGCCGCTGCTGCCGCCGGCGTTTATTGGCATGCTTCGGCTGGCGATCGTGCTGCAGCTATGCGTGATTCGGAAGCATCTCTTACAGCAGGGGATATTATCGAAGCCTTATAA
- a CDS encoding sensor histidine kinase, whose amino-acid sequence MIKRSMFFRLLLIYVCTVLISLGVVGFTLSYVTETYITNSKKEDMVRKAKKVNLAIRDFPHMPDDVKAMLVFLDQAFDSRIWVFDEQGQIIASSSQEEIAVGKKLDEQVVAKILSGETAEVNLNFGELTEPLLSVVVPWGKEDRIYGGIILHSPLTALNKTVQDVRETILWVTQICIVLCCGAAYYMSWSITRPLQQIERAASKIGMGDYSQRIETKHRDEIGELAATINQLAEKLEQSDKEKTRLEQFRLDFLANASHELRTPLTAMQGFLEALQDGLIDEQGRQKYYEIIYNETIHMNRLVDDIMDLTRLENNEIRLALQPVDAASLLKKVQFKFRHEAEERGNEIQLCLKEPLPPVIADPDRLEQILNNLVKNAVKFTENGLITISAEEDGDEVRIAIADTGIGISKADQELIWQRLFKVDRGRTSRHKGSGLGLAIVRQLAELHQARITVDSEIGQGAVFTLWMPKAKQAMKS is encoded by the coding sequence ATGATTAAGCGAAGCATGTTCTTCCGCCTGCTGCTCATCTATGTCTGCACCGTGCTGATCAGCCTGGGCGTCGTCGGGTTCACTCTATCATATGTGACCGAAACATATATCACGAATTCCAAGAAGGAAGATATGGTGCGCAAAGCGAAGAAGGTGAATCTCGCGATCCGCGATTTCCCGCATATGCCGGACGATGTGAAGGCGATGCTCGTCTTCCTCGATCAGGCCTTCGATTCACGGATCTGGGTGTTCGATGAGCAGGGGCAGATCATCGCCAGCTCATCCCAAGAGGAGATTGCCGTCGGCAAGAAGTTGGATGAACAAGTCGTTGCGAAGATTCTGTCCGGGGAGACCGCGGAGGTGAATCTGAATTTTGGTGAGCTGACGGAGCCGTTGTTGTCTGTTGTCGTCCCATGGGGCAAGGAAGACCGCATCTACGGCGGCATCATCCTGCACTCGCCGCTTACCGCTTTGAACAAGACGGTTCAAGATGTGCGGGAGACGATTCTCTGGGTGACCCAGATCTGCATCGTCCTTTGCTGCGGTGCGGCTTATTATATGTCCTGGTCGATCACCCGGCCGCTGCAGCAGATCGAGCGGGCCGCCTCGAAGATCGGCATGGGGGATTACAGCCAGCGCATCGAGACGAAGCACAGGGATGAGATCGGCGAACTGGCAGCCACGATCAATCAATTGGCGGAGAAGCTCGAGCAATCGGACAAGGAGAAGACCAGGCTGGAACAGTTTCGCTTGGACTTCCTGGCGAATGCTTCCCATGAGCTGCGCACGCCGCTCACAGCGATGCAGGGTTTTCTCGAAGCTTTACAAGATGGTCTGATCGACGAACAGGGCCGGCAAAAATATTATGAAATCATCTACAACGAAACCATCCATATGAACCGCCTCGTCGATGATATCATGGATCTGACCCGGCTGGAGAACAATGAGATCCGCTTGGCGCTTCAGCCGGTGGACGCCGCCTCGCTGCTGAAGAAAGTGCAGTTCAAATTCCGTCATGAAGCGGAAGAACGCGGCAATGAGATCCAGCTTTGTTTAAAGGAACCCTTGCCTCCCGTAATCGCTGATCCGGACCGGCTGGAGCAGATCTTGAACAATCTCGTCAAAAATGCGGTCAAATTTACAGAGAACGGTTTGATTACGATCAGCGCCGAAGAAGACGGGGATGAGGTGCGCATCGCGATCGCCGATACGGGCATCGGCATCTCGAAGGCGGATCAAGAGCTGATCTGGCAGCGCCTGTTCAAAGTCGATCGCGGGCGTACCAGCAGGCATAAGGGCAGCGGTTTGGGACTGGCGATCGTGAGGCAGCTCGCCGAGCTTCATCAAGCACGAATTACCGTGGACAGCGAAATCGGGCAGGGGGCGGTATTCACCCTATGGATGCCGAAAGCGAAGCAAGCGATGAAGAGTTGA